In one window of Armatimonadota bacterium DNA:
- the rpoC gene encoding DNA-directed RNA polymerase subunit beta', producing the protein MVDTTNFNQLRLGLASPDEIRKWSRGEVKKPETINYRTFKPEPDGLFCERIFGPTRDWECHCGKYRKIKFRGITCDRCGVEVTRSKVRRERMGHIDLAAPVSHIWYLKGVPSPMSLLLDISPRPLEKVLYFASYIVTHVDHQAINDNLELIKDTVEQEKQSADETLEKTIESLLKQRDQQLAEAKRLTAADRTQLDHAVQERIKEEQKITEERKEELDAALRLLLGQNLDAKPGLTRKQLIAETEYRSLRALIEVLVAHHGEEYQHLFVAGLGAEAILSLLKEIDLEQLSRELRNEIRETTGPKRARAIKRLDVAEAFRKSRNRPEWMVMGVIPVIPPELRPMVQLDGGRFATSDLNDLYRRIINRNNRLKKIKELAAPESIINHEKRLLQEAVDALIDNGRRARPVTGSNNRPLKSLSDMLKGKEGRFRKNLLGKRVDYSGRSVIVVGPHLSLHQCGLPKEMALELFKPFVMKRLVDRGYTTNIKTAKKMVDRVRPEVWDALEEVIADHPILLNRAPTLHRLGIQAFEPVLVDGKAIQIHPLVCHPFNADFDGDQMAVHVPLSTTAQSEARILMLSTENLFSPAHGRPMVVPTRDMVLGCYYLTQKRVGAKGAGKVFANPDEAIFAYDHGYVDLHANVRVRVDGTVMETTPGRLIFNNILAPKVRFIDRVVDYWELRDIVETCYQHYGTTRTVELLDDLKEIGFKYATSAGITISMTDMDVPEARRDEIIERTETRVRRTNENYSEGLITAGEREDEVCRLWNVATSELADAILENIDPFNPIFMMANSGARGSLPQLAQLAGMRGLMTDPFGRFIEDLPIKSNFHEGLSVLEYFVSTHGARKGLADTALRTADAGYLTRRLVDVAQDVIIRDHDCGSTAGITVAAIRDGTEEIESLDQRIDGRAAAVDIVHPITGKPILRAGQEIGMRTVPPCTRCAGELATVYSCETCGIELTEADLEAAPVQAELPPEETAPDIAALFMGEPTTEEAGSEEAEADAEAAETEAPAADQGEPEAAEPAEEAEALPSGIAQTETASERTTWLEQGMCPECHRELQRVHTCMECGERIGEQEIEPPLATIMNVVNECEQFLDACRRLREKTPAPETIVDLTSGEVIVEEGKRVTKKALAQAHQAAHDLRERGGLARGEVTIRSTLTCELQQGLCAQCYGRDLATGRAVEVGEAVGIIAAQSIGEPGTQMTMRTFHTGGVAAQYLTGVAEVKKKRQETLRELHADIRRGLVHFEEQAEGYERERVKKIQQMLKVLEEQVKGLLRVVELFESRRPKGQAIVSEVDGTVAAVDTTGVKTVVIHSEQPLDEKVIGQVLAEKVTADSRSVAEAGKELTPQVVARLQQKGVTSVKIRKSYLVPYRGYLKVEEGDYLQQGDSLTEGPLDPQKVLQMKGLHGVQDYMVREIQSVYRTQGVDINDKHIEVIVRQMLKKRRVVDSGDTGLLPGQIVDRFEFDEVNRRIEQLGGQSATAEPMLLGITEASLNTDSFLSAASFQKTTRVLTDAAIKGKVDHLVGLKENVIIGRLIPAGTGMERYRNVQVVGPREKEPLLALPQEPREEDLLLRAIEEASGTFTAEDEDLFGLSISEEDDTDLDEDEDTEDSAEEGGDEVAI; encoded by the coding sequence GTGGTTGACACGACGAACTTCAATCAGTTGCGGCTGGGGCTCGCGTCCCCGGACGAGATCCGCAAGTGGTCGCGGGGCGAGGTCAAGAAGCCGGAGACGATCAACTATCGCACCTTTAAGCCCGAGCCCGACGGGCTCTTCTGCGAGCGCATCTTCGGGCCGACGCGGGACTGGGAATGTCACTGCGGCAAGTACCGCAAGATCAAGTTCCGGGGCATCACCTGCGACCGCTGCGGCGTCGAGGTGACGCGGTCGAAGGTGCGGCGCGAGCGCATGGGTCACATTGACCTGGCGGCGCCGGTGTCGCACATCTGGTACCTCAAGGGCGTGCCCAGCCCAATGAGCCTGCTGCTCGACATCTCGCCGCGGCCGCTCGAGAAGGTGCTGTACTTCGCGTCCTATATCGTCACCCACGTAGATCACCAGGCGATCAATGACAACCTGGAGTTGATCAAGGACACCGTCGAGCAAGAGAAGCAATCGGCGGACGAGACGTTGGAGAAGACCATCGAGTCGCTGCTCAAGCAGCGCGACCAACAGCTTGCGGAAGCGAAGCGGCTGACCGCGGCGGATCGCACCCAGCTCGACCATGCGGTTCAGGAGCGCATCAAGGAAGAGCAGAAGATCACCGAGGAGCGCAAAGAGGAACTCGACGCGGCGCTGCGGCTGCTGCTGGGGCAGAACCTGGACGCCAAGCCGGGGTTGACGCGCAAGCAGCTTATCGCGGAGACCGAATATCGCAGCCTGCGGGCGCTGATCGAGGTGCTGGTCGCCCACCACGGCGAGGAGTATCAGCACCTGTTCGTCGCCGGCCTGGGCGCGGAAGCGATCTTGTCCCTGCTCAAGGAGATTGACCTCGAGCAGTTGTCGCGCGAGCTGCGCAACGAGATTCGCGAGACCACGGGCCCGAAGCGGGCGCGCGCCATCAAGCGCCTCGATGTTGCGGAGGCGTTCCGTAAGTCGCGCAACCGGCCGGAGTGGATGGTCATGGGGGTGATTCCGGTGATCCCGCCGGAGCTGCGGCCGATGGTGCAGCTCGACGGCGGCCGGTTCGCGACGTCGGACCTCAACGACCTGTATCGCCGCATCATCAACCGCAACAACCGACTCAAGAAGATCAAGGAGCTGGCCGCCCCGGAGTCGATCATCAATCACGAGAAGCGGCTGCTGCAGGAAGCGGTGGATGCGCTGATTGACAACGGGCGGCGCGCGCGCCCGGTCACCGGCTCCAACAACCGGCCGCTGAAGTCCCTGTCCGACATGCTCAAGGGCAAGGAGGGGCGGTTCCGCAAGAACCTGCTCGGCAAGCGTGTGGACTACTCCGGGCGTTCGGTGATCGTGGTCGGCCCGCACCTCAGCCTGCACCAGTGCGGACTGCCCAAGGAGATGGCGCTCGAACTGTTCAAGCCGTTCGTCATGAAGCGGCTCGTCGACCGCGGCTATACGACGAACATCAAGACCGCCAAGAAGATGGTGGACCGCGTGCGGCCCGAGGTGTGGGACGCGCTCGAGGAGGTCATCGCCGACCACCCGATTCTGCTCAACCGCGCGCCCACCTTGCACCGCCTGGGCATCCAGGCCTTCGAGCCGGTGCTGGTGGACGGCAAGGCGATCCAGATCCACCCCCTGGTGTGCCACCCGTTCAACGCCGACTTCGACGGCGACCAGATGGCGGTTCACGTGCCGCTTTCGACCACCGCGCAGAGCGAGGCGCGGATCCTCATGCTGTCCACCGAGAATCTGTTCTCGCCCGCGCACGGCAGACCGATGGTCGTGCCGACGCGCGACATGGTGCTCGGCTGCTACTACCTGACGCAGAAGCGCGTCGGGGCTAAGGGGGCGGGGAAGGTCTTCGCCAATCCCGACGAAGCGATCTTCGCCTACGACCACGGTTACGTAGACCTCCACGCCAACGTCCGCGTGCGGGTTGACGGCACCGTGATGGAGACGACGCCCGGACGGCTCATATTCAACAATATCCTGGCACCGAAAGTCAGGTTCATTGACCGCGTCGTGGACTATTGGGAGCTGCGCGACATCGTCGAGACCTGCTACCAGCACTATGGCACGACGCGCACGGTGGAGTTGTTGGACGACTTGAAGGAGATCGGCTTCAAGTACGCGACGAGCGCCGGTATTACGATCTCGATGACCGACATGGACGTGCCCGAGGCGCGGCGGGATGAGATCATCGAGCGCACCGAGACGCGCGTGCGCCGGACGAATGAGAACTACAGCGAGGGCCTGATCACCGCCGGCGAGCGCGAGGACGAGGTGTGCCGCCTGTGGAACGTCGCCACCAGCGAGCTGGCCGACGCCATCCTCGAAAACATTGACCCGTTCAACCCGATCTTCATGATGGCCAACTCCGGCGCGCGCGGCAGCCTGCCGCAGTTGGCACAGCTCGCGGGTATGCGCGGGTTGATGACTGACCCGTTCGGGCGATTCATCGAGGACCTACCCATCAAGTCGAACTTCCATGAAGGACTGTCGGTCTTGGAGTACTTCGTGTCCACCCACGGGGCGCGCAAAGGTCTGGCGGACACGGCACTGCGCACGGCGGATGCGGGGTATCTGACGCGGCGTTTGGTTGACGTCGCGCAGGATGTGATTATCCGCGATCACGACTGCGGCTCGACCGCTGGGATCACGGTTGCCGCCATCCGCGACGGCACCGAGGAGATCGAATCCCTCGACCAGCGCATTGACGGGCGGGCGGCCGCGGTTGATATCGTGCACCCGATCACGGGCAAGCCGATCCTGCGCGCGGGCCAGGAAATCGGCATGCGCACGGTGCCGCCATGCACCCGCTGCGCCGGCGAACTCGCCACCGTGTACTCGTGCGAGACTTGCGGTATCGAACTCACCGAAGCCGACCTCGAGGCCGCGCCGGTGCAGGCTGAGCTGCCCCCGGAAGAGACCGCGCCGGACATCGCCGCGCTCTTCATGGGCGAGCCGACGACCGAGGAAGCGGGAAGCGAGGAGGCCGAGGCGGATGCAGAAGCCGCCGAGACAGAGGCGCCCGCCGCCGATCAGGGCGAACCCGAAGCTGCGGAGCCGGCCGAGGAGGCCGAGGCGCTGCCGTCGGGCATAGCCCAGACGGAGACCGCGTCGGAAAGGACCACGTGGTTGGAGCAAGGGATGTGCCCGGAGTGCCACCGGGAACTCCAGCGGGTCCACACGTGCATGGAGTGCGGCGAGCGCATCGGCGAGCAGGAGATCGAGCCGCCGCTTGCCACCATCATGAACGTCGTGAACGAGTGCGAGCAGTTCCTCGACGCGTGCCGCAGACTGCGAGAGAAGACCCCCGCACCCGAGACTATCGTTGACCTGACCAGCGGCGAGGTCATAGTCGAGGAGGGCAAGCGGGTTACCAAGAAGGCGCTGGCGCAGGCCCACCAAGCCGCCCACGACCTGCGCGAACGCGGCGGCCTCGCGCGCGGGGAGGTAACCATCAGGTCTACTCTGACCTGCGAGTTGCAGCAAGGATTGTGTGCCCAGTGCTACGGGCGCGACCTTGCGACGGGCAGAGCCGTCGAGGTCGGCGAGGCGGTCGGCATCATCGCGGCCCAGTCGATCGGCGAGCCGGGCACCCAGATGACCATGCGCACATTCCATACCGGAGGCGTGGCTGCTCAGTATCTGACCGGTGTCGCGGAAGTCAAGAAGAAGCGGCAGGAAACGCTGCGCGAGCTTCACGCGGACATTCGGCGCGGCCTGGTGCATTTCGAGGAGCAGGCCGAGGGTTACGAGCGCGAGCGGGTCAAGAAGATCCAGCAGATGCTGAAGGTGCTGGAGGAGCAGGTCAAGGGCCTGCTGCGCGTCGTGGAGCTGTTCGAGTCGCGCCGCCCCAAGGGACAGGCGATCGTCTCGGAAGTGGACGGCACGGTTGCGGCGGTGGACACCACCGGCGTGAAGACCGTGGTGATCCACTCAGAGCAGCCCCTGGACGAGAAGGTCATCGGCCAGGTATTGGCGGAGAAGGTCACCGCGGACAGCCGCAGCGTAGCGGAGGCAGGCAAAGAGTTGACGCCCCAGGTCGTGGCGCGGCTGCAGCAGAAGGGCGTGACGTCGGTCAAGATCCGCAAATCGTACCTGGTGCCGTACCGCGGCTACTTGAAGGTCGAAGAGGGCGACTACCTGCAGCAGGGCGACTCGCTCACCGAGGGCCCGCTCGACCCGCAGAAAGTGCTGCAGATGAAGGGGCTGCACGGTGTACAGGACTACATGGTGCGCGAGATCCAGAGCGTATACCGCACCCAAGGCGTTGACATCAACGACAAGCACATCGAAGTCATCGTGCGCCAGATGTTGAAGAAGCGGCGGGTGGTTGACTCGGGCGATACCGGGCTGCTGCCGGGCCAGATTGTTGACCGGTTCGAGTTCGACGAGGTCAACCGGCGCATCGAGCAACTCGGCGGCCAATCCGCGACCGCGGAGCCGATGCTGCTCGGCATCACCGAGGCGTCCCTCAATACGGACAGCTTCCTGTCGGCGGCCTCGTTCCAGAAGACCACACGGGTGCTCACCGATGCGGCGATCAAGGGCAAGGTCGACCACCTGGTCGGCCTCAAGGAGAACGTCATCATCGGGCGCCTCATCCCGGCGGGCACCGGCATGGAGCGCTATCGCAACGTTCAGGTCGTCGGGCCACGCGAAAAGGAGCCGCTCCTGGCGCTGCCGCAGGAACCGCGCGAGGAGGACCTCCTGCTGCGGGCGATCGAGGAGGCGTCGGGCACGTTCACCGCGGAGGATGAGGATCTGTTCGGCCTCTCGATATCAGAGGAGGACGACACCGACCTCGACGAAGACGAAGACACGGAAGATTCCGCTGAGGAGGGCGGCGACGAGGTGGCGATCTAG